The DNA sequence TATTGGAAAAATTGAACAGATAAAATAATAATAACAATTAAAAATTAAATAATTTAAAATGACTGATTTAAAGGGAAAAGTAGCTGTAATTACTGGCGCAACAGGAGGTATTGGTTTCGCAGTATGTAAAAGATTGGGAAATGATGGATATACTGTAATATTAAACGGTATAGATGAAAAGTCCGGTAATGAAAAAGTAGCCGAGCTTCTCGCTGAAGGTATTACCGCAGAATATTATGGATTTGACGTTACGAATGAAGAAGAGGTCACAATTAATATTAATAAGATTGGCGAGAAATATGGAAAAATCGATGTTCTTGTAAATAATGCAGGAGGTCTTGGTGGTCGAATGAGATTTGACGAAATGACTACGGAATTTTACAGAAGTGTCATGGCTTTAAATCTTGACTCTACATTTTTTGTTTCAAGAGCAGCAATTCCATTTTTGAAAAAGGGAGAAAATGCTTCAATCATAAACTATACATCTAATGCAACGTGGAATGGTGGTGGACCTGGAGCTGGAGTTTATGCAACTTCGAAAGCAGGAGTTCAGGCAATTACCAGAGCAATGGCAAAAGATTTAGCAGAATTTGGGATTAGAGTAAATGCCGTCTCACCAGGAACAATTGACACACCTTTTCACGCTCAAATTAAAGCCACAAAACCAGAAGTTTTCGCAAGCTGGAAAGATAGCATTATGCTTGGGCGATTAGGAGAACCAGAAGAAGTTGCTTCAGTGGTATCATTCTTAGCAGGTAAGGATGCATCCTTCTTAACTGCTGAAACCATTCAAGTTGGTGGTGGACAAGCTTTAGGAATTTAAAAAAGCAAATTCCTCTATTACAAATTTCTATTTTATTTATAACTAAACATCATATTCTAATTATTTTAATTATATATGATGTTTAGTTCTTTTAGTTACTAATTCATTTTACTGAATTCTAGGTAACAATCAAAATAACGTAGGTATTCAGCATAAAAATTTATCAATGTATTTTCAATCAAAATAATGCGTTTATTTTTTTTGATAATGTTATCAAGGGGATCTACAGCAGAATTATTTCAGTTCTACTTCAAATTTTATAATTATCAATTTCTTCTAGAATTGAATTATACGAAAACTGCAGTACTGCCGTTCAGGAAATTACATCTTAAGACTGATTTTGTTTAAAACTAGAAATAGTATTCTCGATACTCTTGATTTAATTAATCTTTATAAAGACTCTCTTATTTTGTATTTCCGTTTCAATTTAGTACCATAATAGTTTGATGGTTCCACCTCCAGAAATACCCATATTTCAATTCTTTCCAGTATAATTAGAATTGATTCTTTAAAAATTTCAGTTTATATATTTTGATAAAAATTTTATAATAGCAATATTTAATTCCTTGTTTTTCTCTTTATCAAATTTGCCATGAAGACCATTCTTCACCGTAATAAACTCAGATTCTACCATATTCTTTTGAAGTTTATTGTATAAATTTACTGACTGTTGATAAGGGACGGTGGGGTCTGCATCTCCATGCACAATAAAGGTGGGTGGGCTATTTTTTGTAATATAATTAATTGGCGAAACCGATTCTATAAATTCATAATCACTTGCCTTCGTACCAAGCCATTCTAGTGCAGATTTACTTTTAAGTTTTCCATAAGACCAATCATATAAATCGGAAATACCATATTTATCAATTATAGCGGCAACTTTAATTTTTTCCTGTGTCATACATTTAGTATCAAATCGGTGATCATTTTCTAAAAGCCCTCCCATT is a window from the Kaistella flava (ex Peng et al. 2021) genome containing:
- a CDS encoding SDR family NAD(P)-dependent oxidoreductase — encoded protein: MTDLKGKVAVITGATGGIGFAVCKRLGNDGYTVILNGIDEKSGNEKVAELLAEGITAEYYGFDVTNEEEVTININKIGEKYGKIDVLVNNAGGLGGRMRFDEMTTEFYRSVMALNLDSTFFVSRAAIPFLKKGENASIINYTSNATWNGGGPGAGVYATSKAGVQAITRAMAKDLAEFGIRVNAVSPGTIDTPFHAQIKATKPEVFASWKDSIMLGRLGEPEEVASVVSFLAGKDASFLTAETIQVGGGQALGI